The genomic interval GGAGAGAGGGCATCCCTTCATGTGCACCGTTGTCCTTGTTCCCGGTCCGTCATGTATGGAGTATTTCTTTATGTCAAATATTATCCCTGTTGCGCTCAATCCTCTTATGCCTCCTCAGAAACGTCCAGTTCGGAATGCTTGGCGAAATAATACTTCCTGATGAATCTTTCCTGGACCTGGAACGACCAGTGTACATCCCTTATGTACTCCGCCGCCCCGTTGAAGTCACCTTTTCTGAGCAGCTCTATTAGCATTTTATGCTCTTCAAGGGAGTGGAGCTCCCACTCCTTGACGTAAGTCTTGTTTCTTGGAAAATCGTAGAGCCTCTCCCGGTGTATTTTTATGTACTGCAGTATCTCCGCGTTGTCTGACATGTTCAGATAGACGTTGTGGAACTTCAGGTTTTCTTCGTAAAACATGGAATAATTGTTCTGGTCGAGAGCCTTTCTCATCTGGGTGTTGCACTTATCCATGATCTCAGCGTCACTTTCACGGAAACGGAGCGCTATGTGTACCATGACCGATGATTCAAGCCCTCCCAGGATCTCATAAATGTTCCTTATCTTTTCGAGAGTCAGCGTATTCACGATAACCCCGCGCCTTGGATAGATGGTCACGAACCCTTCTGTCTCCAGCTGGAAGAGGGCATCCCTGAGCGGTGTTCTGCTCATCCCCAGTTCCATGCTTATCTCGTTGAGGTTCAGGAAGGACCCAGGGCGGATCTTTCCGTCGTTCATCTGAAGGCGAAGGTAGTCGTAAACCTGCTCCCTGAGAGATTTGATCGTGAAAAAAGAATCGCTGCTGCTGCTCATGACATTACCCCTCTCTACAATTGTATCACAGATATATCAGATTGCAATATATGGATTAATAAATTTATGCTCATGTTAGCGTAAAATTTTAAAAATCCTTGTCTGACAGCCGATATATTAATGTCGTTCCTCATGGCTAACGTGATATATTTGTTTGCCGTTTTTATGTGACGATATCTTCGGACATTAAATGGTCACAGGTATTTTATTATATACCTTTAATTGATGGACTGAAAGTAAGGGTGAGCTTTTTTATTTCATGTTTAAGGACTTATAATAACTCTTTTGCAGGAGTGATTACAACTTTTATGAAAAAGGTTATACTTTGACGGAGATAGAATGATGTCTGTAAGATATGTAAAAACTCTAAGAGGGGGATCTTCATGAAAATTAAAGAATTCAAGCTGGAGAGGCTTTTCGCCCGTTACTCTTCCAAGGCCAGATACAGGCTGAGCCAATCTGCGTGCGAGTACTGCACCATGCAGGAGATACTTGACATGGCGGATGAAGAATGCAAAAAAATGTGGGACAGCCTTGTCCTTGGCTATACAGACCAGACCGGATTCGCTCCGCTGCGCGAAGCTGTGGCGAAAAGGTTCGTTACCATCCGCCCCTCCGATATACTCGAACTTGCTCCGGAAGAGGGAATATTCATATTCATGAATACGCTTCTGGACCCGGGGGACGAAGTCATCGTAATGCAGCCCTGCCTCCCGTCCCTTTACGAGATCCCGAGGGCGCTCGGATGCAAGATAATCAAATGGCCGCTCGAAGAGACAAGCTGGGGATGGAACCTCGATTTCAACTTCCTCGCCGAAAACATTTCCCCCAATACGAAGCTCCTGGTCCTTAACATACCAAACAATCCGACAGGATTCATACCTGTAAAGACGGAGATGGACAGGATACTCAGCCTGGCTGACAGGATGGGTACATGGGTATTTTGCGAAGAGACATACCGCGGAATGGAGCATGACCCGGCAGCGGCGCTCCCCTCTCTCTCCGACATGTATCCGAGGGCTACGACTATCGGCGGCCTGAACAAGTTCGGACTTCCAGGGACCAGGATAGGGTGGCTTGTTACAAAAAATAAAAATATACTTGAAAACTGCGCTGCATATAAAGATTACACGACTCTGTGCAACAATGCCCCGGGAGAGATCCTTGCCACGATAGCTATGCGAAATGCCTCAGACCTTCTCCGGCGCAACCACAAGATCGTATTGGACAATCTGAACCTTGCAGAGAAGTTCTTCAAAAAACACAAGAAGCTGCTCCACTGGATCCAGCCAAACGGAGGAAGCACAGCCTTCCCCCAGCTGATGAAGCCGTTCGATGTGACTGAGATGTGCGAAAAGGCGATGAACGAAAAGGAACTCCTTATCATTGGGGAACGTGCGTTCGGCGTCACCACAAACAATTTCCGGGTCGGGCTCGGACGCCTCGATTTCAAAGATGCCCTGGATGTTTTTTCGGATGTTATCGAGGATATGGAAAAGAAGGTTTCTTAGTACGGTCTGCGTGTCATAATACCGACGGCCCCGGGGTCTGTCCCGGGCCGTTTTTTTATCCGGACGAGACCGATCCGTATTTTTCGCCTTTCCTGTAATAAGGCACAACTGCCGAAGAGTCGATCTCTCCGCAATAAAAGATGTCCTCGCTGAAGCCAAGCTTCTGAAGTATCTTCCCATGCTCCGACTCCATACATAGATAAACCAGGTCAGGCCCGAAATGGTGCCAGAGGGCCATTGCTGTTATTGCTCCGTCAGTCAGTTCCATCTCCGTTCCACCGTTGGAAGGCGCAAGTGCCAGCAT from Synergistaceae bacterium DZ-S4 carries:
- a CDS encoding GntR family transcriptional regulator — protein: MSSSSDSFFTIKSLREQVYDYLRLQMNDGKIRPGSFLNLNEISMELGMSRTPLRDALFQLETEGFVTIYPRRGVIVNTLTLEKIRNIYEILGGLESSVMVHIALRFRESDAEIMDKCNTQMRKALDQNNYSMFYEENLKFHNVYLNMSDNAEILQYIKIHRERLYDFPRNKTYVKEWELHSLEEHKMLIELLRKGDFNGAAEYIRDVHWSFQVQERFIRKYYFAKHSELDVSEEA
- a CDS encoding aminotransferase class I/II-fold pyridoxal phosphate-dependent enzyme; the encoded protein is MKIKEFKLERLFARYSSKARYRLSQSACEYCTMQEILDMADEECKKMWDSLVLGYTDQTGFAPLREAVAKRFVTIRPSDILELAPEEGIFIFMNTLLDPGDEVIVMQPCLPSLYEIPRALGCKIIKWPLEETSWGWNLDFNFLAENISPNTKLLVLNIPNNPTGFIPVKTEMDRILSLADRMGTWVFCEETYRGMEHDPAAALPSLSDMYPRATTIGGLNKFGLPGTRIGWLVTKNKNILENCAAYKDYTTLCNNAPGEILATIAMRNASDLLRRNHKIVLDNLNLAEKFFKKHKKLLHWIQPNGGSTAFPQLMKPFDVTEMCEKAMNEKELLIIGERAFGVTTNNFRVGLGRLDFKDALDVFSDVIEDMEKKVS